DNA from Desmodus rotundus isolate HL8 chromosome X, HLdesRot8A.1, whole genome shotgun sequence:
tatcccatgcagcaatatttttgcttaCATATCTACTAGGgcaagggggaaaaggggaaaaataaagaaatgagacatcaaattaaaaagtttctgcatagctaaagaaaccattcTCAAAGCGAAAAGGGAACTAATTACATGGAAGAATATATGTGTCAATGATAAATCAGACAacagtttaatctccaaaatatataaagaactcatactactcacaccaggaacacaaacaatccaattaaaaaatgggcaaaggatctgagtagatacttctccaaggaggacatacagatggcccatagacatatgaaaagatgctgacatcactagccattagagacatgcaaattaaaaccacaatgagatatcacctcacaactgtcagaatgagTATCATAaataaatcgacaaacaacaaATGGTGGCAAGGGtgtagagaaaatggaacccttgtgcactattggtgggaattcagactggtgcagccactgtggaaaatagtatggaatttcctcaaaaaactagaaatggaactgcctttgacccagtaattccactgctgggaatataccctaaaaatcctgtaacaccaaatcaaaagaaaTTAAGCACCCCCATGtttgagaacagaatgaagaaacaagaattcaaaaactgaggagaagcttaggaacatccaggacaacttcaaatgttccaacatcaggTTCATGGATGTgccaagaggaggaaaggaagagaaagaaattgaaaactcatttgaagacataatgaaggagaacttcctcaatcggGCAaacgaaatagacttccaggaagtccaggaagctctgagagtcccaaagaagttggacacaaggaagcactCACTGGGGCACATCATaaatacattacccaagattaaagataaggagagaatcttaaaagctgcagcagaaaaggagatagttacctacaaaggagttcccttaagactatcagctgatttctcaaaaaaaaaaaaaaacaaaaaaccatacatgcaagaaggggctggaaagaagtattcaaagtcatgaaaagcaaggacctgcatccaagattgctctatccagcaaagctatcacttagaatggaagggcagataaagtgctgcccagataaggtcaagttaaaggagtttatcatcaccaagcccttattacatgaaatattaaagggacttacctaagaaaaagaagatgatcaaaactatgaacagtaaaatgacaacaaactcacaactatcaacaactgaacctaaaaaaacaaaagagaaacaaactaagcaaacaactagaacaggaagagaaccacagaaacagagatgacatggaggtttatcagtggggaggagggaaaatggggggaaaggtacaggaaataaaaagaataaacggtaggtacaaaatagacagggggagatttagaatagtataagaaatggagaagccaaagaacttacatgtacaacccatggacatgaactaaggcaggaggaatgatggtgggagaggaggtgcagggaggaggggaataaagggtaggaaaaaatgggacaactgtaatagcatgaacaataaaatatatttaaaaaagcaaaatatccaaatcaataaagttattggtgagaataaaaataaataaataaaatagccaagatttggaaacaacctaactgcccatcagtagatgagtagataaaaaaatcctgtggtacttttacacaatggaatactatgtagcagaaagaaagaatgaattccttcattttacaacagcatgggtggaactggagactattatgctaagtgaaataagccaggcggtgaaagataaatagcatgtgatctcacttataagaggaatctaatgagcaaaatatactaatgagcaaaataaaccagaGGCATAgcaacatggaacagactgacagctgtaagaggggagggggtaggtggGGAATGattgaaagaagatgaagaggTTAGTGAAAGAATATTTATgatggacccatggacatggacaatggtaaGGGGATTGATTATGGATGTGCCTGCTGGTTAGAGGGGGATTGATTATGGATTGATTATGGTTTGCCTGgttagagggggacaaagggggaaaacatGGGGCAACTGTAGtggcataaaaaataaagtatttttaaaaagaaaccacagaaatgtCCAGTGTGCTGGCACATGAGATATGGACAGCAGAGTTGTCCAGAAGTAACATAGCACTGTAGAGAAGGTAAAGACCATGCCATtgacaaaagcaacaaaaacagacaaatatgtagaaataacCCCCAAAAGAAATGTCAAAGATAGTTATgaagaaaacatcaccaaatgGTAAAAAGGATCTAAATAAATATGCCTAAGTGGGAAAATTGTAGATGCCAATCCTTGTCATTTAATCCATAAACTAAGTATAATTTCaatcaaacataaaaaataaattctgcaaTAAATGATATTAGTATAATTAATCatacatttagagaaaaattagGCATAAAGTCTACCTCAAactacatgtatacacacatgcaaacaccCAAACAGACTACTAGTAAGTTAAAGGGGCTTACTCTAAAAAGGAAACTATTTATTTTGGAAGGAAATATAGGCAAATGTTTTCTCATAAACTTAGAGTGTGAAAGACTAtcctaagtaaaatgaaaatataaaatgccacgtcctcttccaaccatgttgtctgacaaggtccggacatggaaagaaggaattcaaggaatcCATCTTTCTGGAGGAGAACGTGGCATACGAAGGGGGGCGGTAATGTTCCTGGGATTGCTTTTAGTAAGTTCCTTGTTGATATTATTCATGGTCTTACTTTGAACCTTGATTCCCATGAGAACAGgccatgaggagaaagaggctcgAACCTTGAGGGAACTTCTGAAGGGACAACTAGTTCTCCCCAGACTACTGATTCATGCCCAAATTATTTAAACTATGTGTTTATAAACCTGAGTAAGAAATAATCCCCTCTAATGAAatagcccctgaatgtctaaaagttggtggagaacagcccctcctttaccttaaataagaatatatatcagttagacagccatagaaataagaaaagctggttagctattaagcatatagaaacagttactatgaagttaaagtttatagtacacagagaaacattttagacagaaaagatagatagctaaattagatatcacaaaggacttaattgcctctgctcaatctactgtatacttttgccctatgaacaatttctgaaaatgtctaatcgtctgatttatgactctcctggttaaaataatctttgttcactataactgaatctatggaaactttggttgaaacaatccttgtttaatataattaaatccatggaaactttcgtacttttcctggttacctttgtattgatgtttctgcttaactgatcatgttatacacttgcaaatgttaatctatgccaaaaaggaaaatataaaaatccacttgtacttgcaataaacggaacagagcttcactgtcctctgaggtGTGATGTGGTCTCTCTCCCATTGCCGACGCCTtacccacctttcaggaacccctggaccctgctgcggctggaccgcggcaATAAAAGTCCAACAGGACTTTTTTCCctatacataggaaaaaaaaacaacttgctTTTCTCTCatacaaataaagtaattttgGTGTGGGAAGAAACCAGGCCCCAGTTTCCAATGGTGCTAAATAAACAGTGATAGGGTTACAAAGTCTCCTGTGAGCCAGAATATGTCTTGACAAAGAACCTGGGACAAAAGCCCGCTCACAAGCACCAACACGCCCTTCCCTGCCATAGACTACCTAGGGGTCTGAGTTTCCTAAGCCAGAGGTTCTGGGGAGAAAGGAGTGTGCCTCAGGAAGAAGTCATCACTAGGAGGCCACAGAAGGAATGCTCAGCTGGGTGCATGAGGATCCCAGAATGTGCCACTCTGCAGCATAAGAACGGCGTGATAAATGATGCTGGGTTAATTGGTTATCCTTTTAGGAAAAGAAGTAAAGTTGGATCACTACCTGCCAAAGAGTGGAGGGAAATGACAGAGTGTGAAGTGGTGCATGCAGCATGTGTAACAGACAAGAGATCAGTCAAGGGATTGGCAAGACTGTGCTGGACTCCAGAGTGGCACCCATCTGGATCTTAGACCAAACAGTGGCCCCTAGAAGGGAGCAGGGAACAGGGAGCAAGTCCTCCATACAGCTGTCACTCCTAGCCAAATGGTGCTATGACACTGTTTAGATTGACTTGGTGATGGTTATGTCTGTCTGTGGGTGGCACCTCAAAGGGAGGGGATTGTGGTTGAAACTGCTTTCTAGAGTGGCATATAGGGCCATGGTGAGAATGCAGAGTTTGAGACTGGATGCATCAGCTGGGAAACTGGATGTCTGCAACTTTGCATGCACttttgtgtggggggagggctgtgtgtgtgaaACCATAGAATCCCTGGGAGAAGTAGGAGGCTAAGGAGGGCACTGGAAGTTAATGTGGTATCTACAGGCACCAAATGTAGATGTAATAATgagatgaaaagaagaaaagccaagGCTTTTTCTGGGACTAAAGGCAGTTGGTCTGTGGAAACAGCTCCAGATTTACACAAGAGACAGTTTAGGCTGGGGCACACCCATTCAGGCAGGGCACCTCCCCACAGAGTGACAAGGTCAAACTTTGATGACCATATCAAATGTTTACCATTGGGAAACCCAGAAAGAATCTCTGTTAGTTGCAGCAGGCAGGTAGGTTAAGTTTTGTGCTTGGAGGTCCCTTGTTTAATTTTGAATTCAGTATGAGAGGGGGCACCATAGTCTTTCCAGTGCGGAGAGCCTCTGAGTATCTTAATCGGACCCTGACTGACATGCATGCTCCCAACTACCCCCCACATTCCCTGGCAGAATCCACTGGGAACTGGGCTTCTGCCCTGACACAGCAGCCCAAGGAATAAAGGGCAGACCAGGGGCCTGAACTTCCACACACAGGGACTGTCTTCGGAAAGGCAGTGCCAGAAAATGGAGCAGAGGCCCTTGACTTGGGCCACACCATGCAGACACTTCGATGCTGGTAGGCCTCCCTGTGACAGAGATGGTTGGAAAGTCTCCGAGGCCTTCCCTGCATTGGGAGTCAGTTGTGGCCTGCAAGCACTAAGTGTCTGCCTCAGAGATGGGGAAAGCTGCTTGAGGCAGGACAAAAAGAGCAATTTTGCAGAGTGCAGAACAGGGAGACATATTAATTTGGGACTCTGAgccaagaggaaggagaaaacccTCTGCCTTTGTGCTGAGATTAAAGAGGCTGAGAAGTAAGGTGTCACTGACAACAGCATAGGCCAAGCTCACTGCACTGGAACAAGTGGAGGCAGGAGCTGTCTGCAGGGTTATCTTATGTGGAAAACACATTGCCCAGCACACCTGAGGCTTGCTTGGGAGTAAAAGATGGTCAAGGAAGGGAGAGGGCTTGGAAGTAGGTTTAACAGCTACTTCTCAGAAGAGAGGGAACAACACAAAGCAGGCATGCAGCAAGTGGAAACCATTATTGCTATAATCATCCATTAAATGCACAGGGATAGGTTGCCCAGTGGCCCCCAGGGATGTGTAGATGAGCCCAAGGATACTGACATTTCACTCTAGGCTGGCAATCAAGGAAGATAGCTTCATCGTGGGATACCttgtgccaggtgccaggcactgtgcagccTGCTTCACAGGTGTTGTCTTTCAGTCTTCCCAAAATTTTAACCTAATTCCACCAAACCCCCTTcacacccccacctgcccccagcccccaacccttTGTTGAGGTTTATCCTTAACACTGCAGCCCATCTCTAACCCTGCCTCCTGTGAGTACTGATAAACATGCATTTGTCAGAGCAAAtgccgccctccctccctctccctccccccaccccacccagctaaTTATCATTTATCCTgtagttttgtctttctcttcatgCACTGTCAAATCAAGAACAAGTACCATGTCTCATTTTTGCCAGTCAAAGCACACAAGTTTATTGATGAAACATAAATGTAGACTTAGATGGATGAGGTTAAGTCAGTACAGCACATAGAAAGGGAGTGCTCTTTTCTGATGAATAGGTTCACCATCCATCAGCTGGTGCAGAAGAAAGAGTCAACAAGAAAGAATTCAACTTGTGTAGCAACAAATGCATTCCCAACACTAAACAGTCCAGTTTAGACGGGGAGACCACCACAGGCAAGCATCATTCATGATGCTTTATCCACAGCTGGCAACTGAAATGAGCCCTTTACCACAGAAATAAGTGAGGGAGTAATTTACAATGCATATTGCCTGTAGACTGCAAATCCAAGAAGTAACTCAAAGCTCTGTGGGAATCCCTGCCAAGCCATTAAGAGTGTGGTCCTCGATTTAGCAAGCCTAACTTTCACCCCACGATGTGGTGATTGGCTAAGGCTAAATCTTCTATAGCACCCACCGCAGAGTCTTTGAATGAGAACACGAGAGTGTGTTCATGAAACGGGTTTTGGGTAGATTCAGTCCCATTTTGTTCAAGGTGGCCATTTAAGAGGACAGGATGTGCAAGTGAACCTGTCTCTTTTCATTCCTGataaagagaaacatgaatgagAGTAGCATTTGGGGACCCAGAAATTTCCCTGCCGAGACTGGCTTTTCAGACAAACCCATCAACAGTTTCAAAACCTGAACCTCAGCACATCCACTTCCCTCTGATATCAAAGGAAACCTCAGGTCTGAAATGGACTTGGCAAGCACGTTGTTAATAATTGTCATGCTTATTAACAAATTTAATCCGATGTGCTGCAGAAATGAGTTGGGGCAATGTGACGCAGTTTCCCGACACAATTCATTGATGAACATCTTAATCTGACACTGATTTTCCGCACTGGCATCCACATTATCCAGGGCACATAAAGCCTCTTTAATTGTGGGGTTGGGAGTGGGGATCACGTTCCCAACAATGGAGACGCTGACCAAATGACTACTGATAGTGTGGCTAAATGAAAAACCAGCATCCTCAGGCTGAGCAAAAAACATGTTTTCCTGAATGAAAGGACACTTGAAGAGCTCAAGAGCAcaactgaaaattttaaagcttttagcACTCCAAGAATTTTTATGTTCATATGGGAATGGACGCTGTCTTATTGGGTGTGTTCGATTTGCCTTACCCCCACCTAAATGTCTGTGCTCTGTCCCACCAGGTACAGTCCAATCCCCATCCTCATTCCAGGGCCGAGCCATAGTTGTGAAATCAAACCACACCTCAGGCTCCTCCTCATCCAGCTCTTGGTCAtcttcccattcctcttcctcttcctcccacttCTCTCTGTCATCTCTTCCTATGGTTAGTTTGTAAACACAGTAACAAGCACCAGCCCCAATCATCAGTCCTGCTGTCATCCAACCCACTTCCCGAGCCCGGACCATGTTCAAGTCTGTGCCAGCCTTGTGACAGGACAAGAGAGGGCCTTTTTCCACCTGAATGAAGAGGAATCTTAGGGCCAGCGTCTGTAATAGTGGAAAGTAGTGgtcttcagcctctcccaggctcCTGTATCTCTCTTGTAATGAATCTATGGGCGAAAAAACAGTATTAGGGCTTTGGGCTGTGCCTGACCAAACAGTGGAGTTTGAGTTCTGGTTGAGAGAAGTGGATTATTAGGAAACTATGTActtctgtgtatgtatgtatgagagagacagaggataTCCTCTTTTTATTCTTAGGATCCACCATTTCTCTTACATGTCCCAGAGAAAAGGGTAGAAGTTGGGCTATGATAGCTAGGAGGATGACATGGAGAAGCTAACCCTCAGGTAGTCTCCTCCTACACCACATCGCTACCCCCAAAGATTTAcaggcagtttctcccaccaaccTCTACCAAAGTCAGGTaaattccttctccttttcttgtcttctgttgtCCTTGCTTCTTCCACAGTGATTGATGGGTAATCTGGCAGAAGGACAGATGGAAAGACAGCCAGCAGTGAAGAACTGAAAGTGTAGTGCATGGATCAGCACTGAAAACACAGGTCCCAATACTTGCTTTTCAGAATTTTCAGcttttgatttgaaaatatttctcacaTCTCTGGGCTTTTCTTATCtgggcttccccccacccctcttctaCCCCCGCTCTCGTCCTCCGCCATTTCCCCAGCATAGGCTGCCACACCCCTTTCCATGCATCGAATTGGGAGGAAGTGTGGAGAAAGAAGGGGCCGGGAGAGGGCGACTCGGACTGGCCCGCACGAATCCCAACCCTCTCTCCCGCGCCAACCCCACCTAGGATCCAGGACTCATCCCACCCTCACGCTGACCTGCAGGGTCCCAAGACAGTTTGTTCCTTCCCTCGCCTCGAATTTTGCAGCGACCTATGGGCCAACAGACTTACAAACCCGCAGACAGACAGGGGATCGAGGACGCGGAGTGCTTGGTGGACTGAGCAGCACTCGGGATAAGAGTGCCCTGATTGTGGACCTTTTCTTTCCGCGCTGTCTCAGTAACCGCCATTCACTCCCCTCACCACCCCACCGGAAGTCCGACAGTTCTCTAATAAAATGGGCACGGGGAttggggagggtggagctggTATTTATAAAGGGGGTGAGAAAGGGATACAGCCCCAATCGGCCGGAACCTGGATCAGTGGCGCTCTTGGCCCTCTCCCACTCTCACCTCTCTCCAAGCAGAGCCCACACGTCCACCGACCTGCACAGTCCGAGGCtagtttcctccttccttcagAAGCCTGCAGCGTAATAGGGGGCTGGTACCCAGGCAGAGGCGATTAGCAGGAGTTCAGCTCTAGGCAGCTCTCGGTCACGTGACAACCATGTCACCAATGAGTTCTGGCCCCCGATTTCCACTCCTTTAAGCAGTGCAGCAGGCACCAGTGTGCCCCTTACCGCCGCCCATCACACTGGTCCCTGTCACACTTTTCCTCGACAACAAAGGCAGAAACCAGAAGTGGTCATGGCTTTCTAGTGTTTGAATTTGGCTTTCTTTAACTACAAGAAAGAGCAGCATCTTTTCTTGGGTCTGCCATTTACTTAcacttcttggagaaatgtcttatCCTTTCCTTGGCTCAGAAACTCCTGTACCCCTCTCTTAATTTTCACCTCTCCCCACATGCAGTCACTGCACCAAAATTGAGGGGCAGGTGATCAGAAAAGGAAGCCCAAGTAGTAGTGAGGTTTTTATTAATATCTTTGATACatttatgttctattttttccttcatttttcataGACTCAAGCTACAGTACTGTaatcagaaaagcaataaagctATACCACTtgggaaaaaagaatttaagtacCTATATGTATATCTGTACTTATAAAGATTTCCCAGTTAATAGGGAGGCCACATGGATTTGATTAATTTGTactgcattaaaaatattttcttctgactGCACAGGATATAGCAACTTTCAAACagcatattaaaatttaaaagcatgtcCTTAAAAATAAACCAGCATGCTTTCATTATGATTTATAAATTGATGGATAACATGAATCTACAGTAAGGTGGTCAGTGTTTTAATTATGACCATTTTAAATAAGTGAACATctatccctttcttcttcctggctGAACTTATAGTATTAGGTGTCAGACTACTGAGATCTTCATAGAAGACTGCTGGATGGCTTTCCTTCTGGCTTCAAAGGACAGACTATACGCAGACTCCAAATTCAAATGAATTGTATATCTTCAGATGCACCTTAAAAATTAGTAACTTCACAGGTCAGCCTGATCtccttttaaagttctttatttaaaatctattctgAAGTTGTATGATGTAATCCATAAATCATCCAGAAATTAGAGAATTCCCTGTTATCCCTTTGATACAGTAAAACTCAATAGATGGACTTTTCATTTAATCAGGACCCTGCTCCAATATCTCTGGTATCTGCCATTCATGTGCTATGTCACCCTAGCAGTGGTTACTATTGTGCATCTTCCAGTGGAGATAGTGGTGAGGGTCCATGTGTGTCTATAAATCACTGCAAGACCCCTGAGATCCATGTCATTTTTCCCTCACAAAAAGCACAGTTCACAGGATCCCAAGAACTCACCAGGAGAAAGAGGCCTTTTCATTTCCTGCCTTCTGTTAAAATTTCACAGAACCACCCCTACAAGCCCCTCAGAATAATCCCAGAACTCAGTTACAAAGTATGCAGAAGTTAGTCCCCAGACATTCAGCTGTCCCTGCTAGGGAGTCATATTCTAAATATAGACCCTTCAGGCAGCCTCATTCTTAGAACATTGAAATATGACACCCCACTAGGAAGCTCCCCAGTGAGATACCCTGTGGGGGGAGGCTCTTGCAGGAGGTGAGCTAGTGAGTCTAGAGTGCCTTGCTGGTGAATGAATACTCAGAAGTCAAGAACATGTCACAACTTTCTGGTCTTCCTCAAACTTTTATAATCCAAACTTACTCACCAATCATACTCCCTCTCTCTAAACCCCTACCTCATTTATTTTGCCACCTTTGCCTTACAATGTTGTTTTTCTCACCCTTTAAACAGAACTTGAAGATTCAACTGTCAATTTTTTGCCTGCTAAGTACTTATATAAgtagctttttatttgttttgaatatatgcgtgagaaagaacaaaggagtATGTAAAGCTTAACAAAGCTTCGAAGAAATTCCACTCTCACC
Protein-coding regions in this window:
- the ARMCX6 gene encoding protein ARMCX6; the encoded protein is MVRAREVGWMTAGLMIGAGACYCVYKLTIGRDDREKWEEEEEEWEDDQELDEEEPEVWFDFTTMARPWNEDGDWTVPGGTEHRHLGGGKANRTHPIRQRPFPYEHKNSWSAKSFKIFSCALELFKCPFIQENMFFAQPEDAGFSFSHTISSHLVSVSIVGNVIPTPNPTIKEALCALDNVDASAENQCQIKMFINELCRETASHCPNSFLQHIGLNLLISMTIINNVLAKSISDLRFPLISEGSGCAEVQVLKLLMGLSEKPVSAGKFLGPQMLLSFMFLFIRNEKRQVHLHILSS